The DNA window taaaaataaatgaaaattttcaaGTTACTTATGGCATATTTGAACAACTAATGTTTATTGCATTTAGACAACTGACTTTTCTAATGTTAGTTATAATCAAGTTACTGTCATTAATttagcatgtgaaactgaacatGAAATATTGGATACATACAATGAACACATAAAGTGTAAGCTTatgtatttctaaataaaatttgaCATTCAAAGTTAACTATAGCAATTCACAATAAGCACAAAACAGCCATTTTACCAGAGTAAAGAAGTACAGTTTATGAAATTTAGGATCAACTATTGAAAATgcaagtttcttttaaaaatacataggcacacacacatacacacccactcaTACAACATTAACCATGAAATCTGAAACTGTGATATTTCAGTGCAAAAACCTCAGTATGAGGTAATTTTAATGTAATAACCACTTGAAAAAAATCCACACAGTGGCACTCTTTAAAATGATAGTTTACATGACACATGACAATTGCTGGCATAGACAAGACAATGTGGACTAAATGTTCTTAACTGTTTAAACTTGTCTTGTTTGGACATATATTTCTAGTTAATCATTTGCTTCTGATTCAGAAACACAGAAAGGCATTTATCAATGTGGAAAGGGAAATTTCCCACAGCCAACTAATTGTTTatatagtcaaagaaaattttcTGCTAGGGCTTAGAAAGAATTAGGATAACAAAAGGTCAAGACCATCTTATGAGATTATCAGTAGAGGGTTAATTTCAAAATGTTAATGTAATTCCAAACTTGTAGTGCAGCACCGCCTTAAAGGACAGGTGAGGACCCTATCAGAGTTGGTCACAGCAGAATATAAACTTGTACAAGTGCAAACCTTTCACAAAGGTGTCCCAGGTCAGTACTGAGTATCATACTCTGCTTCTGGCttaaacagaacactctgtcaatGCAGtctaagctttaaaaaaataaaaattagcttTCACAGGTAAATATACTGAACACCAAAGCCTAAATTAGTAAGAACGTCATAGAAATACTACTTTGGCAATGGTGTTTGCTATGTTAATTAGAATACATTCTTTGGGAAATATCTCTTCTGATGTCTAATGTTTCCGAATGAGCTTAATATAAAAATTTGTCACCAATTTCAAAAAGTTCGGGAGTAAAACTTTAGATTGTTAGATGAAACTGAGTGGAGACTGTATTCTGTAAAGGTAACAATTTAAGGAAAAGACAGGTGCACCACAAACAACTACACCAACCTATGTGTGAAATATTCACCTTGTGAGTCATCAAAGTGCAATCTACGGCTTTCTACACATCTTAAGGTTTCTCAGGACAGGACGTAAAGTCAACACTAAACTGAATAGGGAAACACATAGTAAATTAGGCTTTACACCAGCACTAAAGAGAAAAAGGTACCTTTTTAATCTTAATGCAAAATGCTAAAGTAACAGTGGTTTCTGCTAAGACAGAAGTCACTCTGCATCAAACTTTAAGCTTCCTATAAGAATAAATTTTGAAATCCAGAAGTAGAAAAAATAGCAAACTCTGTAAACGTTTGCATTTGCATTTCTTCTATGCAAACCAGGCTTTAAATACTGAGTTCATGTTAGTATTCTGATTAGTGTAAGCATTTAGTTTAGGAATCTGGAATGGAAGGACCTTTTGCTTTTACATTAGCTTAAAAGTAAGATGGGATCCTCTAGCTCATAGAATGGGATAGAGCTGGCTTGACTTTCTCCAGAATCTGAATCATAAGGAGCATCAGGGAGCTCTGTGAAACCGTACGCTAGTTGTTCATCTTCTATATCTGATCGGACATAGCAGGAAGGGTTAGAATACTCCTCATCTTCTACACTGTTGAAATCTTGAGGAATATATAACATCCCTGGATAGTTCCTACTAACCAAGTCACTCGTGGTTTTAAGGGAGGTTTTTCTAAAAGCCATGAGATGCATATGAGAAAATTTTGAATACTTGAAGCGCTTAAAGCCCAGGGATTCTATAGCAATCTTCCAGCTCTTCATCATCATGGCGTGCCGGTTCTGATGGGAGGAGTCGGGGGTGATGATGAGCAGTAAGCCATTCAGCACTAACAGCTCATGGGCTTTCTTACAGCAAATCCATCGCTGGTAGGGTGATGGAAaataggaaaggaggagagagaaaacaacCACATGAAAAAGTTCTCCTGGAAGAGAATCAATAGGATTTTTCAGTTGCTTCAGAAAAGCGTCTATAGCGTCTTGTGCAAGTTGGAGCGGCTGCTGCAGCTGCAAGTTCAGGAAgtcacacttatacacactctgtagaaataaaaacaacaaggaagtcacacttatacacactctGTAGAGATAAAAACAACAAGGAAgtcacacttatacacactctgcagaaataaaaacaacaaggAAGGCAGAGTAAGAACTACACAGTGTGACACGTAGGCTGTCATTCCAGGACTCAGGAACCTGAGCTAAGGACTGTATGCTGGAAGCCTGTCTGGgtgacacagtgagaccctgccttagaaaattaaaaataaataaataaataaataaataaataaataaataaataaataaatgttgagAATATGTGCACCTTAATATATAAGCTTCACACTATGATATTTAACATCTCACAGTTTCTGTATAGAATTCAGCATtgattaattattatttattactaacTCTACAcagattttcatttctttctacttactaatttttttaatttacttgagATGGGGTCAGGTCTCCAGTGGTTCAGGGTAGCCTCAAATCTTGAAGTCAAGGCTAACACTGGGCTTCTAAACCCAAGTGTTCTttcaagtgttgggattgcatATGTGTACCCCCATACCCTGTTCTCTACTAACTTAAAAAACCTTGAGTAATTAAGTCTCCCAAGTTTCTAACCATCATTCTATatatgcaaacaaacacacacaaactctcttaCATATTAGTAAACTAGGGATAATTTAAAGCATCTATTAAAACTGATGCTTATTTGGAATTTAATTTGGATAAGAACATACAAGAGTGATTCCTTTCTAAGTTGTTTACATTTGTATTCAGTTTATTATCAATAGTTGGCCTAATAAGCAAATGGATCTATTGTCACGTGCTCTGTCACAGTGATAGAAGTGTAAGTGATGGACAGACTTTGTATATGCAGAATGGTGCCAGCACTCTTTAAAGGTCAGTAAAATGCTTTTTACTGTACTAAATCCAAGCATTTAAAAATGATAACAATACCACTTatactctttaaaaattaatttctgcCTTGAAGCACACTGcacattaaatttaattaatgCCATCAAATGATGAAAGAAAAtgatacaaagaaataaatatttcataattgGCTAGACACTAAACTATAGAAAAATGGAGTAAGAAAGTATATAGGGTTTAGGggatggctccatgggtaaaaTCACTCACCATGATATCCTGAAGACATGAGCTTTAGGCCCTAGAGTTCACATAAAAAGCTGATGCACACAACCTAGAGCCTTAAGTAAGGTGGAAGGCTAAGACAGGAGAACCATGCTTATGGAGTACAAAGGCAGTCACCGGTGAACCCTGAGCAGTACAGCTACACAGACATCTTTATAACCTACACATTTTAAATTACAATGATTTCTACAACAGCATACTTCCAAGTCCTGGCTTTTTAGATATACAgaaggcacaaaacaaagaaaataaaatatgttaatattgGTTGGCTAAATGctaaaaattttcagaaataattTGCTAATTGACAGTAAGAATATCTTTGCTACTTTAAGAATGTAAAGATAGtgcttttcctttttaaggaTACAAGTTAAAAACAGTCTGTAAATGAAACCACATACCTCTACAGCAGGTACAATATCTATGCCAACAGTTAGAAATTCTTCAAACTTCAAAAACGGATTAAAGCAGCTGCCAACGTCAAGTAATCTTATCTTTCCTGAGGCCTGAAGCAACCTGAAACAGGGACATGGTTAAAACACACTGAAGTAACCCATGCAAAACTCTCGTGCCAAACAACAATTCTCCTGAAGACTGCGAGCTCTGAAAGGCTTGTCTTAGGCGGGCCTGAGGACAGTTGTTGATGTTGGTGTCTATGCATTCCACGGTATAGGAGAAACGCCAGGACCTTTCACATACCGCTGCATATTCTATCTTTAAGTAAACAGTACTTTTAAGAACAGCAGTAAAAAGTGAGgccatgttttctctttcttggaCTGTTTTAATGTCTGGTATATAGTGGAGTCTAACAGCTGCTGCTTTATTTAAGCTTCTGTAGAATACCCTGGCATGCAGCCTCTGAGAGCACTCTACACTCAcagaaaaaagtaaagaataaaaaagaatgaaaagtaaaaaataaaagcacaaataCAACTTAgtgtgaaaataatttttcatagcCAAGAACCACACCTTAGATTTTGAGACCATTATGTATAGGAAAGAATTAACTCAATTGATTAGTCAATATAATTTGAATTTCACCTTAATTTGTCTCAATGACTCAaatgaacaaaaggaaaacaattaataaataataaaatagaattctTTAAAACACTGAATTTACTTAGTATTTGCATGTATTCttcatttccaaaaaaaaaaaaaaaaaaaaaaaaaaaaccaacagaaaatgcGGTAGCAAATTTAATCATAAGTTCAGTATGACTCTATGGGGTAGGCAGTCGCCTTGTTGTTCCCAAATTCAGGCTGAATAAGTACAATAAAATAGTATGACTGTTTTAACTTTGAACATCTGCCATTTTAATACAATAATTTTCTCTACAAAATTTATGACTATACcatgaaaaataaaggaaagagaatatAAATAATTATGTAAAGACAGAGTTTTTTTAAGGCTAGAGTGTAGAGATTTGTCTAACTTTGTTCTGTGCCTTGGCTAGTATTTGCTTTATAATGACTTTAAAACTACAAAtctaaaagtgattttttttttaaaaaggaagaaatataatatGTGGGCTATATATTCAGACCTTGATGTATTAAGACTTTATAGAAATAAAGTCATCTATTTCAAATCATACATGATAATTTCTTTACTACAGTACATAAGATAGTATCAAAAATATGAATCAAATAAACAGATTTTTATAAATGAAATGCAATTATAAAAACTCATCTGAATAAGGTTATAGGAATATAGGGGATTAGCAATTTCTCCAAGtgaattctctttctctctgtgtgtgtctgtgtgcatgcatgcgtgcacatcTGTGTAAATAAAACAGCTTGTTCTGACTAGAAAATCAAGATAAATGCCAGCTTCTGTATGAAATAGCCAGAAACTTTCTCAGTGACAAGAACTGCTCTAGAAACTTGAGAGGTAACCTTTTGTACCATAGCCAATCTAAGCTGAATTCTGTCACATGTAAACTGGATTACGCCTGTAATAATCACTTGTCAAGTGAATTAACTTGTCACTGTTTGAAATATGACAATATGCTAGTTGAAGGAAGATAGAAGCCAGCAAATTCTTGTGGCATAAGTTACACAATGCTCAGTCAGACCAAAGTCTAGCCAACAGCCAGAAAACTGCCTAGCATACATTTGTGCAAATCTGAATATTCATATGACAGCAGTCAGAAAAAATGAGAATCTATAACGTATGCACTGTATACGATTCCATCACCATTTTAACCCTTATTGAGGATACAGTTAagaataaacaacttcagtaaagtgttggcgttaaaaattaactcaaacaaatcagcagctttcctctactcaaagaataaacaggctaagaaagaaattaaggaaatactcacaatagtcccaaagaatataaaatatcttggtgtgactttaactaaaaaagtgaaaaatctgtatgacaagaacttcaagtctctgaagaaagaaactgaggaagattttagaagatggaaagatctcccatgctcatggattggtaggattaatatagtaaagatggccgttttgccaaaagcaatctacagattcaatgcaatccccattaaaattcctactcaattctttatagatagagaaagagcaatttgcaaattcatttggaataacaaaaaacccaggacagcaaaaactatactcaataataaaagaacttctaggggaatcaccatccctgacttcaagtagtattacagagcaatagtgataaaaactgcatggtattggtacagagacagacagatagaccaatggaacagaattgaagacccagaaatgaacccacacacctatggtcacttcatctttgacaaaggagccaaaaccacccaatggaaaaaacatagcattttcagcaaatgatgctggttcaactggaggtcagcatgtagaagagaaggcaaatcaatccattcttatcaccaggtacaaagcttaaattctagtggatcaaggacctccacatcaaaccagatacactcaaactaatagaagaaaaagtgggaaagagtcttgaacacatgggcactggggaaaatttcctgaacaaaacaccaacggctcatgttctaagatcaagaatccataaatgggatctcataaaactgcaaagcttctgtaaggcaaaggacactgtggttaggacaaaatggcaaccaacagattgggaaaggatctttaccaatcctacatctgatagagggttaatatccaaaatatacaaggaactcaagaagttagactccagagagccaaataacgctattaaaaatggggtacagagctaaacagaacattctctgctgaggaacatcgaatggccaaaaggcaccgaaacaaatgttcaacatccttagttatcggggaaatgcaaatcaaaacaaccctgagattccaccagtcagaccagtcagaatggctaggacaaaaactcaggtgatagcagatgctggcaaggatgtggagaaagaataacattcctccattgttggtgggattgcaaactggtacaaccactctggaaatcagtctggagttcctcagataattggacattccactacctgaggacccagatatacctctcttgggcatatacccaaaagatgttccaacatacaacaaagacacatgctccactatgttcatagcagctttctttataatagccagaagctggaaagaacccagatgtccttcaacagaggaatggattcaaataatgtggtacatctacacaatggagaactactcagctatcaaaaacaatgacttcatgaaattcacaggcaaatggaatgaactagaaaatatcatcctgagtgaggttactcaatcatgGAAATACACAGTtgatatgtactcattaataagtggatattagccaaaaagctcgaattacccaagatgcaatccacagaccacaggaagctcaagaagaaggatgaccaaaatggggatgctcccactccttcttaaaaggggaaaaaaaaatccatcggaggggatatggaaacaacgtttagagcagcaactcaaggaatggccatgcagatcctgcctcacatgtggcccatatatatacagccaccaaaatgagataagattgatgaagctaaaaaatgcatgttgaaaggggccagatatagatctctcctgagagacacttccagagcatgtccaatacagaggtcaatgctagcagcaaaccaccgaactgagaataggacccccttggggggaattagaggaaggattgaaagagttgaaggagcttgcagccccataaaaacaacaatgccaaccaaccagagcttccagggactaaaccactactcaaagactatacacagacagacccagggctccaactgcatatgtagcagagaatagccttgttggggtaccagtggaaggggaaatccttggttctgccaaggttggaccccagtgcagaggaatatggtggggcagtaagggggatgtatggggagaATACCTatatgggggaggaggggatgggggcttatgaacaggaaaccaggaaggggaataacatttgaaatgtaagtaaagaaatatatctaataaaaaaattttaagaaaagaaaagaaatatatctaataaaaaagatatgatacagtaaaaaaaatgacttctgaAATTAGACCAATCCAATTTAATAAACCTGATTGGTCTCTTAACAGGTACTATGGGGATAAGCAGGACAAAATAAGATATTTGTTCAATGCTTGACCAATGTCTGgtaaacatacatttaaaaaagtacacatactacttttttttcttctaaaggCAAGGTCTGACCTAGAATTTGTTCTGCAGCTCAGGCAGCTTCTAGCCCAGGATTACCTTCAACTCATGATCCCACCTTAGCCCCCAAGTGTGGCAACTACAAGTATGTGCTAGTAGGCCATTTTTTTCTGACATTCAAAATTATTAAAAGGTCaagcaataaaaaaaagtcattctCTATTTAAAACGAAGGAACAACTGAATTTTTAAGCATGAGTTACCCTATGTTAATATtaagataatgaaaatatttggaaaaattcATTCTAAAAATGAATTAACATGTGAAGAGGTGGATGAATTAGGGAACAAGGACTGCACATTAGATAGGTGGCTACAACACTCaaactattttctattttcagcatatttgattaatttttttagaactatttattttgtgtgcatgagtacacaccatacacactgtcttcagacacaccagaatatggcatcagatcccattacagattgttgtaaggtactatgtggttgctgggaattgaactcaggacctctggaacagcagtcagtgctgctaacctctgagccatctcttgagcccATATTTAATGATTCTTTTTGTGGAGTTGCTGGTGATCACAAATCTCAAATTGATAAAATATCACTACGTTGATAAGATACTTATGAAAGCTATACACTTGATACATGCATAAgacttttctttatatataaataagaCTATTATAAAGGTTATTCAAAAAAATTCCCCCAatagtagaaacaataaaggataTTCTTGAAATTAAGTATGTATTTATCCTTCCATACAGTTACACTCCTGAGGAATTGGCCATTATTTGTATAAGAATAAATTGAAGAAAGACGACATTATAAAACTTGGTGTAGGGATTCACTTCACAGTTCTGTGAACCCCTATGGCTCAAGATGACTGCTTTGATTTTGGCAAATTTGCAATTAGGTAGTGAGTCTTCATTGGCTATGTGATGCACAGGGCAACaaccagggaagaaaaggaaggcccTCCAATAGCCAGAGGAACAAACAAGGGCAAAGGGATGACTGAAAACATCAAAGGGGTATGAACAGTATGTAGTTTCAGATCCTGTGATGGCACTTTAAATAGCAGTAGCTATCCCATAAGTTTCATGGTAGAAGGTTTAGACCCCAAAATATATGAGCCACTGATGAACCCCCACCTCCCCcaatgtggagaggtttaatgaaaggACAAGACAAGTgagagggatgagagagagagaggagtgaaaTTGGGCTTTATACTACAAACCTATAGATCCTGTTAGAGCCTGTATAGACCTGAATTCTAGATATCACAagtgcttaaacattcacaggcTCAAGTGATCTTTTtccaacacacaacacacaacgaacgcacgcacgcacgcacgcacgcacgcagacaCAAAGTGAATTAGTAGAaattttcatatgtatgtatgtatgaatgtatgcatgcttTCCTTGATTTTCCCCTCCTTTCAACATTCTTCCAAATAATGTTAACATTTTAATCAAAACAGCAAGGTTACAAACAAAGCAGGGATCTTACAGTATTTGAAATTTAGAGTTCATAAATACAAAGATCCACAACTTGACAAACTGTAGAGAATAAGAGACCTTAGAAATCTCagtcctaaatgagatgtctccatctaATTCTTCCCCTCACAGCTCAGGGAACTCTGctgaaaaggaggcagaaagactgtaggaACCAGAAAGGATGAAGCATACCAAGGAACCGAGGACTTCTAGCTATAACTGGACCAATGCACGTATAAACTGACAGATTGTTGAACCAGacacagggcctgcacagatTTAAGCTAGATGAGGTCCCAGTGCTAGGATGGGAGAGAAGTAGACACAAGTGTCATGCTTAGcgagaagctatctccaattgataagaACTTTCAAAAGAATATTAGTCGTTTCCAATGGGgtctcactgggtatacaaaactcccttaaaggaAGGCCAATGCCTAGCAATAGATAACCAAGACAAAACAAATTCAATAGTAttttggaggtgtgtgtgtgtgtgtgccaagctTCATTTGGCTGCATTTTAAAAATGCTACAGATCTTTTTACTTGTGTATTAtagcttctggttttgtgtttttatgggatttccatgtttgaatatatatatatctccatgtcTATATATGTTTCCTATGTTCTTTTTTCTGTTCACTTATTCATTCTATATTATTCGTTtgttctactactactactactactactactactactactactactactactgctgctgctgctgctgctgctatagATGCCTATCTATTTTCTagtaagagacaaaaaaaagggTCTAGATTTGACTGGGTAGGGAGATATGGGAGGAGCTGGAAGAGGAAAAAACATATTAAGATGTATtgtataaaaatctatttttaataacaaaaataagagTTTATATTTTTCCTCTATACTTCTGcatattatatttttttcagggtcttaaaaattaaaacaatgccAATGATAATGCCTTATTTGCCATATTTCTGAAAACTGCAACACTTACAGTGCTATTCAAAGCAATGTACTGTTCAACTCAGTATCATTTTCAGATTGCATAAATGAAAGTTAAAGTCAATTATGTCATGAACTTTATTGACTACAAAATGTGCACAACCTATCCAAATACATTGTTTATAATTGTTTAAGGCTTGAaagataattatttttcttctgttgaaAAATTTTCTTATAGCCATCTCACTTTCCTATGATTTCCTAACCCTgataaaaccatttttttttagggtatttttgagactggatctcactGCACAGCTCAAGCACTGAACTCAAAACTGTAGACTGCCAGGGTTGCAGCTCATAGCTCCATGTTTGGCTTTCAGAACACTGTGTGAAAAATTACAGGAGCACAGAGGGGCTAGTCCCTTTGTCTAAGAAAAACCAGTCTGCTCCGCGTTTCCCCCCTCATTATGAAGAACAAATGAATTTATTTCTAGTCCAAAACAGAACTTGAAATGCTCTAAAAACTAAGACTTAATGAGCTCTGGACAAGATAACTtagatggaaaattccacacCTGTCCTCACAGGGTGAGTCACAGTCAAAAGCACAATCTTTTCACACATATGGTAACAAATTCTAGGCTGTGTGTTGCATGAAACAATGAAGTGATGTCTCACCTGGTTTCCATCTCTAAGCTACCTCCTTGCATGCGTATATGATCCCtccaaagaagaaaaaaccctgaaatctaaagcacagcTGTTCCCACTTAGATATACAACCTGTAATACACTGTGTGTATTATGTCTTCTGAAAATAGCATTCTAGAATGGGTAGAATGGAAACCATGAAATATCATATGaaactttcatttttctcttcagtcAGCAGAAAAGAACTACACActttaaataaagttaaaataacaAATTAGTTTTTCTACCAAACAACCATTGTTACTATTTAGAACAAACCATGTATCCTTGTCTTTTTCAGTAAGTAgcattggttttc is part of the Rattus norvegicus strain BN/NHsdMcwi chromosome 4, GRCr8, whole genome shotgun sequence genome and encodes:
- the Bmt2 gene encoding S-adenosylmethionine sensor upstream of mTORC1, which gives rise to MEPGPGGRGAARGQRPPNAAQPREQERKLEQEKLSGVVKSVHRRLRKKYREVGDFDKIWREHCEDAETLCEYAVAMKNLADNHWAKTCEGEGRIEWCCSVCREYFQNGGKRKALEKDEKRAVLATKTTPALNVHESSKLEGPLTNLSFTSPEFITELLQASGKIRLLDVGSCFNPFLKFEEFLTVGIDIVPAVESVYKCDFLNLQLQQPLQLAQDAIDAFLKQLKNPIDSLPGELFHVVVFSLLLSYFPSPYQRWICCKKAHELLVLNGLLLIITPDSSHQNRHAMMMKSWKIAIESLGFKRFKYSKFSHMHLMAFRKTSLKTTSDLVSRNYPGMLYIPQDFNSVEDEEYSNPSCYVRSDIEDEQLAYGFTELPDAPYDSDSGESQASSIPFYELEDPILLLS